Within Pseudorca crassidens isolate mPseCra1 chromosome 8, mPseCra1.hap1, whole genome shotgun sequence, the genomic segment TTGATGATAACAGTCACCACAAGTAATAGTATTTGAATTAACCTCTCTCAGTAGAGGTTTTGTTCAGTTTTCTGCCTGTCAAAGGGGTTTTCTAAAGGCACTGGCTTCATAGGGTCATTGTGAGAACTAAAGACAATGAAGATCACTTAGGACAATGCCCAGAACATACCAACCAACCAAGGATGTTGAGCTCTGACTGTTAGTAGCAGGTGTGCTCACTGGATTTCCTCACAGAGCAGCCAGTAGGTGTGTGGTCATATCTTAGGTGTCAGCTTAGAGAGGTATAAGCTCCCATGTAAGGGATGCTAAATGCAAGGGCCTGATATAGTATCCACAGCAATGCTGATATAGGCAGACAGTAGGCAGAGGAAGGACAGGCAAATTCATGGGCAGGCAGGGGGACTTTTGAGACTGAGCCTTAATGATATTTGTATCTATTCAGAGAAGAAGAAACCTCTTCACCCTCCTCAGATAGCCCACATCCTCTACTTTATCCTCTGTATGTAGGGAAGCTGGAGAGACCAGCATCATACAGGACCCTCCAGAGCCACCCTACAGGAATAGACTTTGAAGTCTTGGGACCCATCTTGTCTGCAGGAGAGATGAGTGGAGAGGACATGGTTCCAGGACCTCAGTTGACTGATAAGATAGCctttatctttgctatcattttattccttttgtgcTTGGTGGCAGTGGTGGGTAATGGCTTAATCACCGTGGCACTGGGCATGGAGTGGTTGCTGCAGAGAACTTTGTCACCCTGCAATAAGTTATTGGTCAGCCTGGGAGCCTCTAGCTTCTATCTGTGATGGGTGGTGATAAGAACATTTATATTTTCCTGAATCCAATAGCCTTCCCATACAACCCTGTATTCCAGTTCCTAGCCTTTCAGTGGGACTTCTTGAATGCTGTCACGTTATGGTTCTCCACCTGGCTCAGTGTCTTCTACTGTGTGAAAATCGCAACCTTCACCCCCCTGTCTTCCTCTGGCTAAAGCAGATGGTGTCTGTGTTGGTTCCATGGGTGCTGCTCAGCTCCGTGGGGTTCTCCAGCTTCAGCACCATTCTAGTTTTCATAGGCAACCGGAGAATAGATCAGAACTATTTAAAGAGGGTTCTGCAACCTTGGAATGTCGCTGGGAATGCTGTGAGAACATATGAGAGACTCTGCTTCTTCCCTTTGAAAATTGTTACCTGGACAGTCCCTACTGTTGTCTTCATCGCTGGCATGGCTTTGCTCATTCCACCTCTGGGAAGACACACCAAGAAGGTCTCCCTGTCCATCTCAGGCTCTCACGATCCCAGCGCCCAGGCACACATCAAGGCTCTCCTGGCTCTCATCTCCTTTGCTGTCCtctttgtttcctattttctGTCACTGGTGCTCAGCGCCTCAGGTGTGTTTCCATCACAGGAATTCAGGCACTGGGTGTGGCAGGCTGTGATTTATCTGTGCACAGTAGTCCACCCCATTGTTCTTTTCTTGAGTAACAGCAGGCCGAGAGCTGTGCTAGAGAGGGGCTGCTCCTCAGGGCATGGGGCATCTTGAGTTGCTTTGATGAAGAGCCTCAGAGACTCTACTGCAGAAGGCCTGGGTAGAATGGGACATTGCTTCTTTAAATCTCTTTGCCACGTTTAATGCTCTTTCCCTCTTTGATGCATTTCATGATTTCAGTGAAATAGGATTTCAAGGTGAGATGGAATGTACTGAACTAGTGGTCTAGTGTCACTGATTTCCACTCAGCAAGGGTGTAGCTGATATAGTAAATGTCCCTGTGGGACTTGATGTGGCCAAAGAAGCAGGAAACTTTTATTTCCCTGTGACTAAACTCGGTGTTTAAAATTATCCCTCTGGAAACTGGATGCAAGGATCCGGACACAtgattgacttttttaaaaaaaattaattaattttatttttatttatttttgcctgcgttgggtctttgttgctgcatgcgggctttctctagttgcggcgagcaggggctactcttcattgcagctcacgggcttctcattgcagtggtttctcttgttttggagcacgggctcttgagcgcaggctcagtagttgtggcacatgggcttagttgctccgtggcctgtgggatcttcccggaccagggcttaaacccgtgtcccctgcactggcaggtgaattcttaaccactgcaccacagggaagCCCACGATTCACTTTTTATCTGTTGAATCAGACTGGAGAAGATTTTTGGAAACTGAATTTTCCTTTGGCTTCATCCTGTAAAAccatatttcctttttcatccTTAACTGATTTCTAGCCATCTAGTGCAGTGAAGCGCTCTCTCCTTTCATGCAAGAGTTCCTGGTGTCTGAACTCTCTGTACAGAGCATGGTGTGATTTGTGCATGTGTGCAGCTGTGTGTGTTTCCTGGGATTTGTATATTCACAGATTACCTTTTGAGATCCCCCTGAATTCTAGGGGTTTATGATTTATATATGGTTTATGTCCTCTACAGTAGCTCAGTTAGTCTGTTCTATAAATGTTAAGGTCCATGAACCCAGATGTGACTTCTTTTATTTTACCATTGGGACCTActaaaaaattcatttgtttctgatgcATAAGGTTTAAGAAGGCTCCCGTCTTGGTTTGGTGAAGCATGTAGACTGCTTTTCTGCCTTTCACAGATTTTCTCAAACTTTCCTTAAGCTCAATGACCTCTTGAATCATTCAAACTGAGATCCCTCAATGTCCCTGTATCTGCTTTGAAATCTCTCAGcctcatttcctctttttcctcccctttccctctgtaTTAGAAGACAGGTCCCTGCTTTTGACTTTTCAGGGCTAACATTCATGCTATCCTAGCCCCATGCTCTCCTGCCTCTTTTCTATCCCTTGCTGAGTCAAGAATTCCCACTTCTACACCAGTCCTCAACCTTTTCCTATTTACTGTCCTTCCCTTCTTCAGTGTGCCTCTTACCTTCCCCCACACAAAAAAGTCCCCTCCACTCTTTCATTCCCTCAAGTTATCATCCTACTAATTAGTCACTTGCTGAGAGTCTCCCCATGGGCACTTACAACCTCCTGCTGCCTTTTCTGTTGAAATGTGTTTCTAAAGGACGCACATGGGTTCCTGATCCCTAAATGTGGTATTATCCTCAGCCCCCATTTTCATGTGTTGCTGTAGTATTTGCCTCTCTTAATagaaaatgatttcttaaaaaaatggattaaaatattttacaaaaagtaATGCCTGATTTTGGTAGAAGATTTTAAAGCAGGAAAATAAACATCACCAGTAATTGCTTACCCACATGTCTTCCTATAAGTCCTTCTCTTGGCCTCTCAGATGCTGCACTAAGTTCTGTTCCCTGCTCTGCGGCTCCTTTCGTGTCTTCCTCACTGTCTGTTCATCATCTTGACTCGGTGTTTTCCTTCACCAGCCCTCTTCCTTCCTTGACATgaatcttctcctttttccttcatGTTTACATCTACTCATGTAGTTTCAATTATGACCTTCATGTGAATAATCACCAAAGCCTTGACCTTCCTCAAAACTCTAAGCCTATATTTTTTCCTGCTTGCTGAGCATTTCTATCTGATAGTACCATGAGCACTTCAAACTTAGCAAGTTTGTAACAgctgtcctttttttcttcctcctctttctttccctccaccacccagttgaatctatttttttctattattgatATCTAATAAATCAGACTTACCAACTCTGAGCTAGTTTTCACTCCTCACTCTCCACTGAACCCTTGTATCTGATCAGCAGCTTGTCTCCAATTGGTGCCCTTGTAGTATCTCTGTtatctgttcctttcttcctgttcCTGTAGATCCTACCTTAGATTAGACTGTCCTCTTCTCCCACCTAGActgcttatatttctttttcaccaCTTGCTTCATTACAGTGTCTTCTTTCGCACACTCCCCCGACCCCCAATCAAAAGTACCATTACCAGATTGATCTCTTGACAATTTCACCCACACCCTTATCACTGTTCAGTGCCTATCAATTAAAGCACATGTCCCTAAATTGGCATTCATGGACCTCCACAATGTGGAAATAGTTTTATCTTTCACTGCTTCCATTCTAGTAGAACCAACCCTATTTTGCAGCAAAATTTGGGTTATCATTGTTCTGGACATGCCTGGAACTTCCTCCATGACGTGCTGAAATGTGTTCTCTTATCCCACATCTACCTGTCAAaatcctatttaattttttttcctgtttaattttttttgtgtggtacgcgggcctctcactgttgtggcctctcccgttgtggagcacaggctctggacgcgcaggctcggcggccatggctcacgggcccagccgctccgcggcatgtgggatcttcccggaccggggcacgaacccgtgtcccctgcatcggcaggcggactctcaaccactgcgccaccagggaagccctcctgtttAATTTTAAAGGTTAATTCAAATGGCTTCTCTTCAGGGAAGCTTTTCTGGATGCCCCCACACCTCAAGCTTTGATCTCTCACTTCAGAGGACATACAAGTGGGGTGTTGCTCAGTTGTGACATGAATTCTGCCTTGTGGTGGTATGATCTGTATACTCATTTTATTCTCCTTAGTAGATTTTAAAGTTCTGGAAAGTGTGGGCTGCCTCATAGTCTTCCATGTGTCCCTGAAGCACTTATAAATACTTGCTACATTGAACAGAATGGTTCTCTTGCATCTGGAATCCAGCTGTAAGCACATGTACttttgtctgtatatatataatctgGGCTACCCACTACTACCAATTACATTTTTATGGTTCTATTGGAGCTGTATGCCATTCACTGGCCAGCTTGTTTTTGGAGGTCAGACATATATTCTGTTTCTCTTGAGTTATGCACAATGTAGGAATAATAAATGGATGagagagtaaaatttgcctgaTTTTGTGATACCtttaccttccttctttcttatgcATTTACATGTTGTTAAGCAACTGTGAAGCTCCTACCTCTGGAAATATAAGGGAAGTGCCATTTCTCCCCTTGGTTACTGACCCAGTGGACCTTTCCTAAGCAAACTGTCAACTACTCTTTGTTCCTTCCACTCTGTATTATTAGGCTAGGAGATGGGACATCTACCAGAACCTGCATGATCTCCCCACAGGGAGAAATTCCCTTGGAACTTGAACACACAGGGAAATATAAAAGAGAAGTAggatttgttatatttttaaaatacctagtaattatacagcagaaactaacacaccattgtaaagcaattatactccaataaagatgttaaaaaatacctagtaatattattatcattaatttttgCCTATAGTCTAATTTCATCATGCTTTATGGCGGCATTAATAACAATCATTCATGAATGCTTATCTTGTGAGGCATGGGGCcacaaaatttatttacttatatcctTTATGTACTTAATTCTCAAACAAACACTGCAAagtagaaactgaggtttagaggaGTTTACTGAGGTGTCATGGTCAGTGTATGATAGAACTGTGAAACTTTAGTGCTATAATATGTAAAACATTGTGTTATTGGTGTAGGAATAGGTAAGTACATCAGCAGACAATCCAGATAATAGTTACATGGAAAATTATATTTGATAAGGAAGGCATTTCAAATCAGTGTGGGAAAAGATAGTCATTTAATAGTGTTGCAGCAAATATAGAGCCAACATTTTATCCTAGATCCTACATAGATGATCTTTAatgtaaatgttatttaattttttaaaagcttccctttcttccttttttttttttttttttttttttttttgcggtacgcgggcctctcagtgttgtggcctctcccgttgcggagcacaggctccggacgcacaggctcagtggccatggctcacgggcccagccgctccgcggcatgtgggatcttcccagaccggggcatgaacctgtgtcccctgccttagcaggcggactctaaaccactgcgccaccagggaaccccaaaAGCTTCCCTTTCttgataatttaattttctaatattttattccataaaaTACTGCCTTTATATTTTACAGAAATATTGactcttttctccccacccttttGGGTGTCATCAAGAGTATGTATTACCCTTCAGCTCCTACAATTCTAAACCCCTGTTTTCTTAGGTCTTCTTAAGTCAGACTCAAAATATTGTCATAATGGAAATAATTGGTAAATTTGactacagaaaaattttaaactttttaaataacaaattctATAAATGTAAGGATCACTGAAGTCCTTTTCAATTTTAAAGGACAAGTAACAGAAAGGTAAATCTAATATCTCTAATATACAAAGAgcttctacaaatcaataagaaaaggcAAACTAATAGAATGTTGATTAatgatgaaaatatataataaagatgGTCAAGTAAACATGTGAAAATAAGATTATCATCACTGTtgatcaaggaaatgcaaactaaaacaacaatAAGACTTCTGCTATAAACACAGCTGCATAAGTCAgtgtttttccctcttctttccctgGAAAGCACATACAAGCaatagaaagtttaaaaagacTTTGAAAACTGCATTTTCAGTAAAGCTAAGAGACAAATAATCCAGAATTTCAAAATATGTGATACCACTACCAATCACAGATGAGATCAGTTAAAGTCAAGAAAGTCAAGAAACAACCTTTACTACAAACTCATAGCTCTTGTAGATCAGGAATCCAGGCACATCATAATACAGTTGAGAATTTCAGCTGTATTCTCTGGTTCTGGGTCTCACAGGCTACAGTCATCTCCAGGCTCAACTGTGAAGGAGCCACTTGCCAAATCACTCACATAGCTGTTGGCAGGATTCACTTTCTCCTGGgttgttggactgagacgtcagCTCCTCATgagctgttggctggaggcctccTTAAGTTCCTGGCCACAGCCTTTTCCATAGATCAGAGTGAATAAATGGGAAGGTGACACAGAAAGTGTCAGCAGGAGAGAGTGCCAGCAAGATGGAAGTCACAGCCTATTGTAACatagttaattatttttttcattattgctcATAGGTAGTAACCAACAGATTTGATCAAAAGAAGCAGAGGActaagaaaattatataaaattataaaggtaAGCGCTAGAACAAAAAAACATACTTTCCTTAGAATTAATAGaaccacaaacaaaaatgaagcaacatgcaacaaatataaaaatcctaaagaaaccctttaaaaacaaaacacaaaacataaaataatgtgCTAGAACTAAGACTAAGCATATTggatatataattaaataaaaatgggcTTTACACCTAAAAGACGATGGTCTTCAGATTgtctaaaaagcaaaaacaattttaTGGTATTTCTAAGATCCATAAAAAAGAGagagttgaaaataaaagaatgaaaaataacatgtcaagtaaatgcaaacaaaataaatttaaacctaAATGATCAATGAGATAAGTTTTTAATGTTAAGAGGTAAAATGCAAAATTTAGATTGGTGTGAATATATGATAAATAACATAGCAGCCTTATAAAGTACAAATTAcaagaaatataaacagaatcacTAAAAGACTTTACCgttgtcaaaaagagaaaaaaataaatatcaaataaattagCTTTTATTGATAGATGTCAAACTGTACACACTCAGAAAACACAACTTCTTTGCAAATACCAATGGAATAGTCATGAAAACGAgcctaacaaacaaaaaaaattagaaagcagAGTCCAGCAGTACGTTAAATCATTACCAAATAGAGTTTAATCTAGGAATTAAAGGATGATTCATTGTTAGCAAATCCATTAAATTATcttataaataaatctaaatgAAAATTCATATAACCACCTTCCAAAGTGCTgtcatttgaaaaaatttaatatgaatTTTGATAAAACACTCAATAATATATGTATTCAATAACGATGCATATATCTATGTCAGCCCAAAACCTGCAGCATATTTAATGAATTTAGACATTCTTATAAGACTCAAGATATTAAAAGAATGAGTACTATGACCACTATTTACacttttttttggcggtatgcaggcctctcactgttgtggcctctcccgttgcggagcacaggctccggacacgcaggctcagcggccatggctcacgggcccagccactccgcggcatgtgggatcttcccagaccggggcacgaacccgtgtcccctgcatcggcaggcagactctcaaccactgcgctaccagggaagccctcccactatttacattttaaagtgataATATCTAATGTaatcaagagaaagaaattagTTATAGACATTGGAAATGGGAGGCAAAATATATGTTTGCATAGTTGAAAAATCCAAATAATCAACGTTAAAAACTACTATAGAACAGtaagaattttgtaaagtagtggggagaaaaataaatgcacagaaatcaaaattttctaatatatacatattgtcACCagttagaatgaaagaaaagattctgtttgcaataacaacaaaaagacaaaatactttgaaataaattttgtgaGAAATATGTAAGACCTACATGAAGGAAGCTTTAAAGCACTCAGGAAAACGTGGAAGAAGATATGAATCAATGGAATACAATACCATGTGCTTGGATGAGAAGGCTCAGTACTGTAAAGATGTCAGCTACTCTTAagttaatttcttaatttaatgTAAGACCTATAAAAATGCCAACTTTACCCCTCTTTATAAACCTATTTAAAAAAGGGCTAACATCTAAGGCTATTATGGAAGCTGGAAGGAacatccccccccaaaaaaaggtaGATAAGCTCTATCATACATTAGAAACCGTGGTTTGATTTGTGGTATGAACCTCAAAATTTTAAGAGTGTGTGACTATACAACGgtagaatagagagtccagaaaacaaatatttataatatggGACTTCAGTATAAattcagtaaataaaaataatatttcagatcagaagtaaatggaTTATTCAGTAATCGATACTGAGATAACAGGATAGTcatctgaaaaaaagaattaatggatcaaatattttaatgttaaaaacaatagagttgggcttccctggtggcgcagtggttgagagtccgcctgccgatgcaggggacacgggttcgtaccccggtcgaggaagatcccacatgccgcggagcggctgggcccgtgagccatggccgctgagcctgcgcgtccggagcctgtgctccacaacgggagaggccacaacagtgagaggcccgagtacagcagaaaaaaaaaaacaaacaaaaaaatcccaatagagttgggcttccctggtggcgcagtggttaggaatctgcctgccaatgcaggggacaccggttcgagccctgatccaggaagatcccacatgtcacggagcaactgggcctgtgtgccgcaactgctgagcctgcgtgccacaactaatgaggcctgcacgcctagagtctATGCTCCGCAGTGAGAGAGGGCaccacggtgagaagcccgcacaccgcaatgaagagtagccctgcttgccgcaactgtagaaagcctgcgcacagcagtgaagacccaacgcaaccaaaaataaataaataaatatattaaaaaaccaaaaaacccccaataGAGTTACTGGAAAAAAGTGAGAGGATGAAGATTCTTTTAAAACCTTGGTGTGTGGAAAATCTTTTAAGCTCgtaaaagaaaagattaattaaaatgaaaaagttctgcatGGTAAAAATTCAtaagaaatttacaaaaaaatataacAAGCTGGGAAATGATCTGCATTCATAGCCAAAGTTTAATctctaatatataaagagcttttaGAGTCTTTAGGGAAAAGATCAAcaacccaaaagaaaaagaaaagacaaataatatgaGTATGtaattcacagaggaggaaatacAAACGGTTCTTAAACACAACAAAGATTGTCAATCTAATTTATAACAAGAGACACGGAAATTAAAACTATACTGAGATACCCTTTTTTAACTATCCATTTGGCAAAATTCCTAAACTTTGGAAATACTTTATTGTCAAGTTATTGGAGAAATTAGTTTTCTTACACATTGCTGATGGGAGTATAAATTAGTTAATATGGAGGGCAATTTGTCAATATCTATCAAATATACTAATGTGTACACCCTTTGATCAgcaatcccccccaccccccgacaggATTTTGGTGTGTATTACCTTCTTACTGGTCACATTTTGTGTCTTACACTCTTGGGCATGCTGGGACTTGAGTCTGGTTATAGTTCTAGAAGTAATGAGGGGAGATAGAGTGGGTTACTAGTAGGATCAGTAATGCCTTGCAAGGAAACTACCATAGGGGAGTGGGTTACTAGGAGGATCAGTAATGCCTTGCAAGGAAACTACCACAGGGGCCTCCATGATGGGCTCTACAGGGAAGGAGTGACCAGTTTCCTCAGATAAGGGAGGAAGAGTTGCCTCTattgataaagaagatttgaCAGAATTTAAAGGTTCAAGTTTCTAGCAATCTATACTCCAGATCTCCCTATAGTATCAAACCAAGACTAGATTAACActcaaaccactttttttttttttttgtctagctTCTTCCCCGccctatctttttttctttttaacatctttattgaaatataatcgctttacaatggtgtgttagtttctggtttataacaaagtgaatcagctaaatgtatacatatatccccatatcccctccctcttgcgtctccctcctaccttccctatcccacccctctaggtggacacaaagcaccgagctgatctccctgtgctatgtggctgcttcccactagctatctgttttacatttggtagtgtatatatgtccatgccactctcgcactttgtcccagcttacccttccccctccccgtgtcctcaagtccattctctacatctgcgtctttattcctgtcctgcccctaggttcttcataacctttttttttttagatcccatatatatgtgttagcatacggtatttgtttttctgacttacttcactctgtataacagactctaggtacatccacttcactacaaataactcaatttcgtttctttttatggctgagtaatattccattgtatatatgtaccacatcttctttatccattcatctgttgatggacacttaggttgcttccatgtcctggctattgtaaatagagctgcagtgaacattgtggtacatgactctttttgaattatggttttctcagggtatatgcccagtagtgggattgctgggttgtatggtagttctattcttagttttttaaggaacctccatactgttctccatagtggctgtatcactttacattcccaccaacagtccctGCCCTATCTTGTGTCTCTTAATTTTCTATAGGTTTCTCCTGAAAGCAATTGCTCAAAAAATCACTTGCACAAGAACCTCCATTATAGGCTCTGATTCTAGGGAGCTTGATCTAAGTGGTCTGATCTTCAGATTGTATCTCTCTGATCTACATTTGTATAACGCTTCTTGAAGGTCTACATGGCTGTATAACGGGCATTTCAAAGTTATCATATGCAAAACTGAACCCCTGACATCTTCTCACTTCAGTATGCTTCTGTTACTATTTTTCATGTTTCAGGATGCAGCCATTCTTCTAGGTGCTctggacaaaatattttacattacaaTCATGCAGCAATTCTGATGCTAAGCCATTTGACTTGTAGCtaaaccatttttaatttttttaaaactttttattttatattggagtgtagctgattgacaatgttgtgatagtttcaggtgcacagcaaactGACTTAGCCATACTATACACGTATCCATTCTcctccaaactcccctcccatccaggctgccacataacattgagcagcgttccctgtgctatacagtaggtccttgttggttatctattttaaatatagcagtgtatacatgtcaatcgcaAACttcctaactatcccttccccccacccttcccccctggtaaccataagcttgctctctaagtctgtgagtctgtctctgttttgtaaataagttcatttgtatcatttctttttagattctgcatataagtgatattatttgatatttctctttctctgtctgactgacttgacttagtatgacaatctctaggtccatccatgttgctgcaaatggcattatttcattccttttaatggtggagtaatattccattgtatatatgtaccacatcttctttatccattctctgtcaatggacatttaggttgcttccatgtctggctattgtaaacagtgctgcaatgaacattggggtgcatgtatcctttaggAGCAtgtttttctccggatatatgcccaggagtgggattgcagaatcatatggtagttgtatttttagttttgtaaggaacctctgtactgttctccatagtggctgtaccaatttacattcccaccaacagtgtaggagggttcccttctctccacaccctctccagcatttatcatttgtggaTTTTTTCATTAAACCATTTTTAGATAAACTGCTTTTGGGTTGGGGTTTCATATGCAACAAGCATCTCCTTCACTGCAGTCTATTAAAAGTCCGTCCTTGACACAAGGGTTTGAAAAAATTAGTGTTAGAGTTGTTAACTCAGCTTTCCAAATGAACTTGTAATTCTACCACTCACCACCACCTTCATTGCTACCACTCAGTGCAAGCCACTATTatctctttcttggtttactgCAATGGTGTCCTAATGGGTTTTGCAGCTTCTGCTTTTGTTTGCCTTTGGTCTGTTTTCAATACAGCAGCTAAcaacatcctttaaaaatatgtcacatCTCTTTCATGATTCTCCACCTGCTTTTCAACCTAGAGTAAGAAGCCCAAGTTTTCATGACGAACGAAAATGCCCTTTATGATTTTGTCCTCCACCTCATACCTCTGAAGCTGCCTCCTGCAGTTCCGCCGTCCTCTC encodes:
- the TAS2R60 gene encoding LOW QUALITY PROTEIN: taste receptor type 2 member 60 (The sequence of the model RefSeq protein was modified relative to this genomic sequence to represent the inferred CDS: inserted 2 bases in 2 codons; substituted 1 base at 1 genomic stop codon), which encodes MSGEDMVPGPQLTDKIAFIFAIILFLLCLVAVVGNGLITVALGMEWLLQRTLSPCNKLLVSLGASSFYLXWVVXKNIYIFLNPIAFPYNPVFQFLAFQWDFLNAVTLWFSTWLSVFYCVKIATFTXPVFLWLKQMVSVLVPWVLLSSVGFSSFSTILVFIGNRRIDQNYLKRVLQPWNVAGNAVRTYERLCFFPLKIVTWTVPTVVFIAGMALLIPPLGRHTKKVSLSISGSHDPSAQAHIKALLALISFAVLFVSYFLSLVLSASGVFPSQEFRHWVWQAVIYLCTVVHPIVLFLSNSRPRAVLERGCSSGHGAS